In one Nicotiana tomentosiformis chromosome 6, ASM39032v3, whole genome shotgun sequence genomic region, the following are encoded:
- the LOC104119554 gene encoding U-box domain-containing protein 13-like, translating into MGEEKGALTQKLIEIVNEISSISEFRISVKKEYCNLGRRLKLLIPMFEEIRDNDVAVSEDSMKALFSLKEALESTKELLKFGSDGSKIYLVLEREQIMNKFHEVTAQLEQALSGVHYEELDISDEVKEQVELVLSQFQRAKGRVDTPDAELHEDLLSIYSKSIDAAIDPVVLRQLVEKLQLTGIADLTQESCALHEMITATGEDTEERIEKMSVILSKMKDFVLTENPESDSSSREKSSTCSGQASTGTTHKAPVIPDDFRCPISLELMKDPVIVSSGQTYERSSIEKWLEAGHSTCPKTQQVLTSNTLTPNYVLRSLIAQWCEANGVEPPKRPGSLPNKSASACTPAEHSKIEDLLRKLTSGKPEDRLSATGEIRLLAKRNADNRVAIAEAGAIPLLVDLLSTPDSRVQEHAVTALLNLSICEDNKRSIVTSGAVPGIVHVLKKGSMEARENAAAALFSLSVIDENKVIIGTYGAISPLVTLLSDGTQRGKKDAATALFNLCIYQGNKGKAVRAGVVPTLMQLLTEPQGGMVDEALAILAILASHPEGKAAIGAAGAVPVLVNVIANGSPRNKENAVAVLVHLCSGDQHHIVEVQELEVMGPLLDLVQNGTDRGKRKATQLLERINRYAEQQKQPQVQAETPVHAQIHNQLSQSPPSSTDSLDS; encoded by the exons ATGGGAGAAGAAAAAGGAGCGTTAACGCAAAAGCTGATTGAGATAGTGAATGAAATATCAAGCATTTCTGAGTTCAGGATTTCAGTGAAGAAAGAGTACTGCAATCTGGGAAGGAGGCTCAAGTTATTGATTCCAATGTTCGAAGAGATTCGAGATAATGACGTGGCAGTTTCTGAAGACTCGATGAAAGCACTTTTTTCACTGAAGGAAGCTCTTGAATCAACTAAGGAATTGCTCAAATTCGGGAGCGATGGAAGTAAGATTTATCTG GTGTTAGAAAGGGAGCAGATAATGAATAAATTTCACGAAGTGACAGCCCAGCTAGAACAAGCTTTAAGTGGAGTTCATTATGAAGAGCTTGACATTTCTGATGAAGTTAAAGAGCAG GTAGAGCTTGTTCTTTCTCAGTTCCAAAGAGCCAAAGGAAGGGTTGATACGCCTGATGCCGAACTACACGAGGATCTATTGTCCATTTATAGTAAGAGTATTGATGCTGCTATAGATCCAGTTGTCCTAAGGCAATTGGTTGAGAAGTTACAGCTGACTGGAATAGCTGATCTCACACAAGAATCATGTGCTTTGCATGAAATGATTACTGCTACTGGCGAAGATACAGAGGAGAGGATAGAGAAGATGTCAGTAATATTGAGCAAAATGAAGGACTTTGTGCTGACTGAGAATCCGGAGAGTGATTCTTCTTCGAGGGAGAAGTCTTCAACTTGTAGTGGACAAGCATCGACAGGGACAACTCATAAGGCCCCAGTAATACCTGATGATTTTCGGTGTCCTATATCCCTGGAATTGATGAAAGATCCTGTCATTGTTTCATCTGGGCAG ACTTATGAGCGTTCTTCTATTGAGAAGTGGCTGGAAGCAGGGCATAGCacttgtcccaagacacaacagGTCCTTACAAGCAATACTCTCACTCCAAACTATGTGTTGCGAAGCCTCATAGCACAGTGGTGTGAAGCGAATGGGGTTGAACCACCCAAACGGCCAGGTAGTTTACCCAATAAGTCAGCATCCGCGTGCACGCCTGCTGAGCACTCAAAGATAGAAGATCTCCTGAGAAAGCTCACATCTGGCAAACCTGAAGATCGGCTCTCTGCCACAGGTGAAATCCGCCTTCTTGCTAAGCGCAATGCTGATAATCGTGTTGCAATAGCTGAAGCAGGTGCTATTCCTCTGCTCGTCGACCTTCTTTCCACACCCGATTCTCGGGTCCAAGAGCATGCTGTTACAGCACTACTTAACCTCTCTATTTGTGAGGATAACAAACGGAGCATTGTAACATCAGGGGCAGTGCCTGGTATCGTCCATGTGCTTAAGAAGGGGAGCATGGAAGCACGTGAAAATGCAGCAGCCGCCCTATTTAGCCTTTCTGTTATAGATGAAAATAAGGTCATAATTGGTACTTATGGAGCAATTTCTCCACTTGTGACATTACTAAGTGATGGCACCCAGAGAGGGAAGAAAGATGCAGCTACCGCACTTTTCAATCTGTGCATTTATCAAGGGAACAAGGGCAAGGCAGTAAGGGCTGGAGTTGTGCCCACTCTAATGCAGCTGCTTACGGAACCTCAAGGTGGTATGGTCGATGAAGCACTTGCCATTTTAGCGATATTGGCTAGTCACCCAGAAGGGAAGGCAGCCATTGGAGCTGCAGGGGCAGTTCCTGTTTTGGTAAATGTGATCGCAAATGGGTCTCCCAGGAACAAAGAAAATGCAGTTGCAGTTTTGGTACACCTCTGCTCTGGGGACCAACATCATATAGTAGAGGTTCAGGAGCTAGAAGTAATGGGGCCGTTGCTAGATTTAGTACAAAATGGCACTGATAGGGGCAAACGAAAAGCAACTCAGTTGCTGGAACGAATAAACAGATATGCTGAGCAGCAAAAGCAGCCCCAGGTACAAGCTGAAACTCCAGTCCATGCTCAAATTCATAACCAGCTCTCACAGTCGCCACCCTCATCGACAGATTCCTTGGACAGCtga